Proteins encoded together in one Onychomys torridus chromosome 1, mOncTor1.1, whole genome shotgun sequence window:
- the Coq7 gene encoding 5-demethoxyubiquinone hydroxylase, mitochondrial yields MSSARAIASASVWRLQKGARRPPSAYGRGIVVRFHSSGMTLDNINRATVDRIIRVDHAGEYGANRIYAGQMAVLGRSSVGPVIQKMWDQEKDHLKKFSELMVAFRVRPTILMPLWNLAGFALGAGTALLGKEGAMACTVAVEESIAHHYNNQIRTLMEEDPEKYEELLQVIKKFRDDELEHHDTGLDHDAELAPAYALLKRAIQAGCSAAIYLSERF; encoded by the exons ATGAGCAGCGCGAGGGCGATAGCGTCTGCTTCGGTGTGGCGCCTGCAGAAGGGTGCCCGGAGGCCGCCCTCAG CCTATGGAAGAGGCATCGTCGTCAGGTTTCACAGTTCAGGAATGACCTTAGACAATATTAACCGGGCAACTGTGGATCGAATAATCCGGGTGGATCACGCTGGTGAATATGGAGCAAACCGCATCTATGCAGGGCAAATGGCTGTGTTGGGCCGGTCCAGTGTTGGCCCTGTCATCCAG aaaatGTGGGATCAAGAGAAGGACCATTTGAAAAAGTTCAGTGAGCTGATGGTTGCGTTCAGGGTCCGACCTACGATTCTGATGCCCTTATGGAACTTGGCGGGCTTTGCACTGG GGGCAGGAACTGCCttgctggggaaggaaggagccaTGGCCTGCACTGTGGCAGTAGAAGAGTCTATAGCTCATCACTACAACAACCAGATCCGCACGCTGATGGAGGAGGACCCTGAGAAGTATGAGGAGCTGCTGCAG gtcATCAAGAAGTTTCGAGACGATGAACTTGAGCACCATGACACTGGCCTGGACCACGATGCGGAGTTG GCTCCAGCGTATGCCTTGTTGAAGAGGGCTATCCAGGCTGGATGCAGTGCGGCAATATATTTATCAGAAAGGTTTTAA